TTTGCCCCAGTGCATGGGCAGGAATACCACGCCGGGCTTGATGTTGCTGGTGAGCCTAGCTTGCACGCGCACTTTCCCCCGCCGCGACTCGACTTCCACCAAGTCGTTTTCCACGATGCCGAGGCGCGTCGCGTCCTGCGGGTGAATCTCCAAGAAAGCTTGTGAAATGTGCTTTTTGAGCTTGTTGACCTTTCCCGTCTTACTCATCGTATGCCACTGGTCGCGGATGCGGCCGGTGGTCAGAATGAACGGGAAGTCCTCGTCCGGCTCTTCGCTGCGGAAGCTAACGGGCGTGGCGTGAATAATGGCCTTCGTGGAAGGTGTGTAGAAGACATTGTCGCTGAACAGCCGTGGCGTACCTAGGTTGTTCTGACCGACTTTGTACGGCCACTGCACCGAGCCTTTTTCCTGCAACACGCTGTAGCTCAACCCCGAAATATCGAGGGTAGTACCAGCCGTTAAGCGAGCATGCTCGCGGTAAATAGCAGCGGGCGAATCGTAGTCGAAGCCAGGGAAGCCCATCGTGCGGGCAAAGCGGCAGATGATTTCCGCGTCGGGCAGGGCTTCGCCGGGGGCGTCTACCACTTTCGCGAGGTGACTGATGCGCCGCTCGGAGTTGGTCATGGTGCCTTCCTTCTCGGCCCAGGCGGCGGCGGGCAGAATGACGTCGGCGTAGGCTAGGGTTTCGGGCTTGTTGCTGATGTCCTGCACCACCACGAACTTGGCCTTCTTCAGCGCCTCTTCCGCCAGCCGCACATTGGGCAAACTGGTCAGCGGATTGGTGCAGATAATCCAGATAGCCTTCAGACGACCATCGTTCAGGGCTTCAAACATTTCCGTCGCCGTCAGCCCCGGCTTGTCCGACAACGTGGTGCCGCCCCAAAACTGTTGTACCTCGGCGCGGTGCGCGGGGTTAGCTAGGTTGCGGTGAGCAGGCAGCAGGTTCGACAAGCCACCTACCTCCCGGCCACCCATAGCATTGGGTTGTCCGGTAAGGGAAAGTGGACCCGCGCCGGGCTTACCGATCTGGCCCGTAATCAGGTTCAGGTTCAGTAGGCTCAAGTTTTTATCGACGCCTACCGCGCTCTGATTCAGGCCCATCGTCCACATGGAAATGAAGCCTTTAGCCGAGCCGATGTATTGCGCCGCTAAGCGAATCTGCGCTTCCGGCACGCCGCAAATGTGGGCGGCTTCGGCTAGGGTGCGCTCAAACACAACTTGCTTGTACTTCTCAAAGCCTTCGGCGTGGTTGCTGATGAAAGCTAGGTCGATGTCGCCGTTCTCGATCAGGGCGCGGCCGATGGCGTGGTTCAGCACCACGTCGGTGCCGGGCGTGAGTTGCAGGTGCAGGTCGGCGATGGCGCAGGTGTCCGTTACGCGCGGGTCCACCACGATGATCTTGGTGGCGGGGTTGGCGGCTTTGTGCGCTTCCACCCGACGCCACAGAATTGGGTGACACCAGGCGGGGTTCGCGCCTGTCACGTAGAAGCAGTCGGCTAGCTCGATGTCGTCGTAGCAGACCGGCACGCTGTCTTCGCCCAATGCCATTTTGTAGCCCACCACCGCGCTGCTCATGCACAGGCGCGAGTTGGTGTCGATGTTATTGCTGCCGATAAAGCCTTTTATCAGCTTGTTAATCACATAGTACTCTTCCGTGAGACACTGGCCGGAGGCGTAAAAGGCTACTGAGTCGGGACCGTACTTTTCGATGAAGGTCTTGAACACGGCGGCGGTGCGCTGCAAGGCCTCATCCCAACTCACTCGCTGCCGCGGCATGCTGCGGTTGTAGCGCATCTGCGGGTACAGCAGCCGGTCGCTCTGGTCGTTGACGGTGTATTGCAGGTTCAGGCCCTTGCTGCACAGCATCCCTTTATTGACGGGGTACTCTGTATTGCCCGCCACCGAAACGGAACCATCTTTCTCCTTCTTCACCGTCACGCCGCACCCCACGCCGCAGTAGCAGCAGGTACTGGTGAAAGTGTCTTTCGCTTGTCCGTTGGTCATGGTGGCAACTGAGCGGATGTAGCGCGAAGCTCCCGCTTCGCGTATCGTTGAACGATTATCGTTGGAACGTCACGCACGCTAGTCGTTCAACGAGGCGCGAAGCGGGAGCTTCGCGCTGCATCCGCCCTG
This Hymenobacter sp. GOD-10R DNA region includes the following protein-coding sequences:
- a CDS encoding molybdopterin-dependent oxidoreductase, with translation MTNGQAKDTFTSTCCYCGVGCGVTVKKEKDGSVSVAGNTEYPVNKGMLCSKGLNLQYTVNDQSDRLLYPQMRYNRSMPRQRVSWDEALQRTAAVFKTFIEKYGPDSVAFYASGQCLTEEYYVINKLIKGFIGSNNIDTNSRLCMSSAVVGYKMALGEDSVPVCYDDIELADCFYVTGANPAWCHPILWRRVEAHKAANPATKIIVVDPRVTDTCAIADLHLQLTPGTDVVLNHAIGRALIENGDIDLAFISNHAEGFEKYKQVVFERTLAEAAHICGVPEAQIRLAAQYIGSAKGFISMWTMGLNQSAVGVDKNLSLLNLNLITGQIGKPGAGPLSLTGQPNAMGGREVGGLSNLLPAHRNLANPAHRAEVQQFWGGTTLSDKPGLTATEMFEALNDGRLKAIWIICTNPLTSLPNVRLAEEALKKAKFVVVQDISNKPETLAYADVILPAAAWAEKEGTMTNSERRISHLAKVVDAPGEALPDAEIICRFARTMGFPGFDYDSPAAIYREHARLTAGTTLDISGLSYSVLQEKGSVQWPYKVGQNNLGTPRLFSDNVFYTPSTKAIIHATPVSFRSEEPDEDFPFILTTGRIRDQWHTMSKTGKVNKLKKHISQAFLEIHPQDATRLGIVENDLVEVESRRGKVRVQARLTSNIKPGVVFLPMHWGKILGNDLNRANNVTSGALDPISKEPDFKYCAVRVEKYRKPFQRIVVIGAGAGAYGFVKSYRELNQDDEITIFSKEDFPFYNRVMLPDYISGHQGWDRLVKMQDHEEPSYNIRLLRGVSVEHVDREQKFVIDSRGQRTDYDVLIMATGSRAAVPKHVPSLPGIFSMRSRTDADNFKNHLPENAHVVIVGGGLLGLEMAASLREIGTRVTIIQRISRFLDRQLDALGSQLLQEEMVDQGCDLYFNDEVELYYGRSRLTGVGLKSGRRIDCDALIMAIGTVPNLELARESGLVCRRGVVVNERLQTSDPSVYALGEIAEFEGTLYGITAAAEQQADVVARYLSGDIASYYDGSTFMNIIKIHGFDLCSIGLPEAPNLEQYEEIVFMDKAKRYYKKCIIHQDRLVGAILIGDKSEFQEFRELIAGKIELGEKRLQLLRSGAKAEPVLGKLVCSCNSVGRDNIRQKIAAGCTDLKELCAATGAGTGCGSCRPEVKQILEESLLTLEVL